From Deinococcota bacterium, the proteins below share one genomic window:
- the otsB gene encoding trehalose-phosphatase — translation MIPVADRPLLLLDYDGTLAEIVANPMEAWPYPGVLELLTALSAHHPVFVVTGRRLRDLGALLPLPGLRAVGVHGMEEGRLGEAARPLVGQAEVAALAEVRETLPDYPGLTVEDKGVAVALHYRRAGDEAAVRSVLEPWAAGLPGELEALWGKKVLELRPKGYGKGRAVARLAGEHPGHTPVFIGDDTTDEEAFAVLAEGITVKVGPGETGARYRLDTIGEAVAYLRRYLV, via the coding sequence ATGATTCCCGTCGCCGACCGGCCGCTCTTGCTGCTCGACTACGACGGCACCCTGGCCGAGATCGTCGCCAATCCCATGGAGGCCTGGCCCTACCCCGGCGTGCTAGAACTCTTGACCGCGCTCTCCGCGCATCACCCCGTCTTCGTGGTGACGGGGAGAAGGCTTAGGGACCTGGGCGCGCTCCTCCCGCTCCCTGGCCTGCGGGCCGTCGGCGTCCACGGCATGGAGGAGGGCCGCCTCGGCGAAGCCGCGCGGCCGCTCGTCGGCCAGGCTGAGGTGGCGGCGCTGGCTGAGGTGCGCGAGACGCTGCCGGACTACCCCGGCCTTACGGTCGAGGACAAGGGCGTGGCGGTGGCCCTGCACTACCGGCGGGCCGGCGACGAAGCGGCGGTCAGAAGCGTGCTCGAGCCCTGGGCGGCGGGCCTGCCGGGTGAGCTCGAGGCCCTCTGGGGCAAGAAGGTGCTCGAGCTGCGGCCCAAGGGCTACGGTAAGGGCCGGGCGGTGGCGCGGCTCGCAGGCGAGCACCCGGGCCACACCCCGGTCTTCATCGGCGACGACACCACCGACGAGGAGGCCTTTGCCGTCTTGGCCGAGGGGATTACCGTCAAGGTCGGCCCCGGTGAGACGGGGGCCCGCTACCGGCTGGACACGATCGGCGAGGCCGTCGCCTATTTACGGCGCTACTTGGTTTAG